The genomic stretch TCGTAAGAAAATCGAATTCGAAAAAAAGCTCCGACATTGCTCGAGATTACATGTACAGATTGATAACATCATCATCCTTCGACATTGCTCCCAAAGGCTCCCGAACTGAAACCGAAGTTTGGGAGCCTTTGGAAGCAAATCCATATTATTATAGAGATCCCAAGGCGACTCTACCTTACTGGCAATCAGACAATGAGAATCGCAAAATCATTGCTGACATGACATGTATCGCGTCTCTCAATATTCAACTTCCAAATAAGGTCTGAGACTCGTAGTGGTGTGATCAGAAGAATAAAAAGTATTTCTAGCCCCGGCATTCGAAGCGTGCTTTAACATGAAACCATGGTTGGTACTTGAACTTTGATACCAACCCTTGACTGTGTTAAAAAGGGCTGAATTGTTATACGATGCGTAGTCAAGCCAAGCGTTGTTGAAACCTGGACTTCCAGAAGAGATTGATGAGGATGGCACTGATGGTTGATTCGAAAATGTGATAGTAGAACTACTCCAAGTACTTGGGACTTTGTACAACTGTAGCGTTGGAGCGTATTGGCTTCCAGAGACCACATATATGGAAAATCTTACCTCTTGAAGATTGGATGCGGTGACCAAGCCTGAACTAAGTCCCGGCAAAACGAGGGCTTTCCAATACGCACGATGTTCCACTACTGCAGAGCCCGCCGGTGATGCCCCCCAGCCTGCCGCAAGCCAGGTGTCTGTGTGAGAGTGAGCCGTGGATTGGTTGCTATAAACAAAGTTATCAGAATGGTTCGCCGCATTTGTCCCAGAAGATATCCAAGGGTCAATCACAACCGGCCATACACGCTCCGGTGCGTTTAACCAAGCCATATTTGGCGTGAAAGTAATAATACACTGGTTGTCGTTCTGCTCTACAGTGATGTCAAAGTCAAAGGACACTTCAGTCACAGCGTCATACATATTAGGGGAACCAATTACAATAATAGTTTCTCCAGTTTCATCCAGCAAAAGAACACTGTTGTTTTCCTGCAAAACTGCATTTAATCCCGCTGTATCCATGACCATGCTGTATGATATAAAGTCACCGCGATAGTCTAGCTCAATTTCTTCTTTGAGCTGTCCAGGCGATACCCAATAACGCAATGTTGTACCGTCTCCTAGCGCTTCCGGATATTCAACTACTGAACTCAATTCCGTGATATTAAAAATACTCAACCGATTGACTTCATTGATTTGCGCGTTCACGTTGTCAACCTGTGATTGCATATCTGACGACCAATCCGATACTTCTAGGTTTTCTTGTGTAGCTCTTTTCAGTTCCAATACAGATTCTATGGCGGCTTGTCTTTCCTCGGATGTCACTTGATTTTTTCCAGTCGATGATTCAGCACTCGATTTTACTTGCGCCTGTACTGACTCTACAAGGTTATCAATCGTCCAACTTACAACATATTGCTCAGTATCGATTCGCACCAATCCATCACTTTGAGCAGATACCGTATCCGCCGCCAAGAAAATGTTTTCATCGGGAGGCACAATCCAGTTGCCCTCTTGTGCAAGAGGATAATCGGCGTCTACCCATTGCCCTTCATCCGATTCCATATGCACGGCATGGGGATAGGCAATAGCCACATAGCTACCTTCGTCGCTGATGAAATGTTTTTCGGCTACATCCCTTCTTTCGACAACCTCATCCAAAATCACCGACCTCAAAACAGGCTGAGGATTGGTGTTTTCAAGATTGACAAAGTCGGCAGCGAAAGAAAAAGCAGAAGTTGCAATCATCAAAAATGATAAGCACAGAAGCAACGCGATGTTCTTGCTCCGGTTGTTGAGGATTTTCTTCAGCAGATGTTTCATTTCAAATATTTCCTTTCAAAATATATTTT from Oscillospiraceae bacterium encodes the following:
- a CDS encoding DNRLRE domain-containing protein, which translates into the protein MKHLLKKILNNRSKNIALLLCLSFLMIATSAFSFAADFVNLENTNPQPVLRSVILDEVVERRDVAEKHFISDEGSYVAIAYPHAVHMESDEGQWVDADYPLAQEGNWIVPPDENIFLAADTVSAQSDGLVRIDTEQYVVSWTIDNLVESVQAQVKSSAESSTGKNQVTSEERQAAIESVLELKRATQENLEVSDWSSDMQSQVDNVNAQINEVNRLSIFNITELSSVVEYPEALGDGTTLRYWVSPGQLKEEIELDYRGDFISYSMVMDTAGLNAVLQENNSVLLLDETGETIIVIGSPNMYDAVTEVSFDFDITVEQNDNQCIITFTPNMAWLNAPERVWPVVIDPWISSGTNAANHSDNFVYSNQSTAHSHTDTWLAAGWGASPAGSAVVEHRAYWKALVLPGLSSGLVTASNLQEVRFSIYVVSGSQYAPTLQLYKVPSTWSSSTITFSNQPSVPSSSISSGSPGFNNAWLDYASYNNSALFNTVKGWYQSSSTNHGFMLKHASNAGARNTFYSSDHTTTSLRPYLEVEY